A single window of Methylacidimicrobium sp. AP8 DNA harbors:
- the glgP gene encoding alpha-glucan family phosphorylase, with translation MPCIHHYLARELPSELAGLEELAADLLWLSQTGSHKIWQMMDAKLWEETTNPWFLLESVSESRLEQLRGSPVFLEELQSQLAKRKAYLEHPTWFETTESLHGLGRIAYFSMEFGLSEALPIYSGGLGILAGDCLKAASDLGVPMVGVGLLYQQGYFRQVIAEDGRQVEYFPYNDPTLLPVIPVRTASGEWLRVKVALPGRDLILRVWEATVGRVPLYLLDSNDPVNSAPDRTITGALYGGGTELRLLQEMALGIGGWRALQELGDRYTVCHLNEGHAAFAVLERARAFGEQTGQPFAVSLRATRAGNLFTTHTPVPAGFDSFPAGLVRHYLSGFAAECGIPVEEILRLGRLGDGADEPLNMAYLAIRGSAAVNGVSRLHGAVSRKLFQPLFPRWPQNEVPVGHVTNGIHVPTWHSPESDEFWTRFCGPNRWRQPTEVLEERYRQASERELWEFRMRSRMKLILAIRRRRRCHCTFLGKEDRQMESCACIFDPNTLTLGFARRFATYKRPDLLLHDPGRLLRILTNPSAPMQLVIAGKAHPADQFGKEMIRRWNTFAGRPETQGRIVFLEDYDMRMAKELVSGVDLWINNPRRPWEASGTSGMKLLANGGLNLSELDGWWVEAYRPEVGWALGDGREHGEDPAWDAAEADQLYRILEQEVAPAFYERDPHGVPTRWIAKIRESTALLTGYFSTNRMVRQYTIDYYRPLDAAYLKRSAKNGARALEIEERLHELALHWKKIRFGPLSVTTDESGHRFSLPVYLDEISPEWVRVEVYADPPDGEDQKPVVVPMERVESLAGAINAFLFQAAVPADRPAQHYTPRVRPFHPDLLTPLEANQILWYA, from the coding sequence ATGCCCTGTATCCACCACTACCTCGCCCGCGAACTGCCGTCCGAGCTCGCCGGATTGGAGGAGCTCGCCGCCGACCTGCTCTGGCTCTCGCAGACCGGATCCCACAAGATCTGGCAGATGATGGATGCCAAGCTCTGGGAGGAGACCACCAACCCCTGGTTCCTGCTCGAAAGCGTTTCGGAGAGCCGGCTCGAGCAGCTGCGCGGCAGCCCGGTCTTCCTCGAGGAGCTCCAGAGCCAGCTGGCGAAGCGGAAGGCCTACCTCGAGCACCCGACCTGGTTCGAGACGACCGAGAGCCTCCACGGCCTCGGGCGCATCGCCTACTTCAGCATGGAGTTCGGCCTCAGCGAGGCTCTGCCCATCTATTCGGGCGGCTTGGGGATCCTGGCGGGGGATTGCCTCAAGGCGGCCAGCGACCTCGGCGTGCCCATGGTCGGCGTCGGCCTCCTCTACCAGCAAGGGTATTTCCGCCAGGTCATCGCGGAGGACGGCCGGCAAGTGGAGTATTTTCCCTACAACGACCCGACCCTCCTCCCGGTCATCCCGGTCCGAACGGCCAGCGGGGAGTGGCTGCGCGTCAAGGTCGCTCTGCCCGGACGCGATCTCATCCTGCGCGTCTGGGAGGCGACCGTCGGCCGCGTCCCCCTCTACCTGCTCGACAGCAACGACCCGGTGAACAGCGCCCCCGATCGGACGATCACCGGAGCCCTCTACGGCGGGGGAACCGAGCTGCGGCTCCTCCAGGAGATGGCCCTCGGGATCGGAGGCTGGCGCGCCCTCCAGGAGCTCGGCGACCGTTACACTGTCTGCCACCTCAACGAAGGGCACGCCGCCTTTGCGGTCCTCGAGCGGGCCCGCGCCTTCGGAGAGCAGACCGGCCAGCCGTTCGCGGTCTCCCTCCGGGCGACCCGGGCCGGAAACCTCTTCACCACCCACACCCCGGTCCCGGCGGGCTTCGATTCCTTCCCCGCCGGCTTGGTCCGTCACTACCTCTCCGGTTTCGCCGCCGAGTGCGGGATCCCGGTCGAGGAGATCCTCCGCCTGGGCCGCCTCGGCGACGGAGCCGACGAGCCGCTGAACATGGCCTACCTGGCGATCCGCGGATCGGCCGCGGTCAACGGGGTCAGCCGCCTTCACGGAGCGGTCAGCCGAAAGCTCTTCCAGCCTCTCTTCCCCCGGTGGCCGCAGAACGAGGTCCCCGTCGGCCATGTCACCAACGGGATCCACGTGCCGACGTGGCATTCGCCCGAATCCGACGAGTTCTGGACCCGCTTTTGCGGACCGAACCGCTGGCGGCAGCCCACCGAGGTCCTCGAGGAACGCTACCGGCAGGCGAGCGAACGCGAGCTCTGGGAGTTCCGGATGCGGAGCCGGATGAAGCTCATCCTTGCGATCCGCAGGCGGCGGAGATGCCACTGCACTTTCCTCGGCAAGGAGGATCGCCAGATGGAGAGCTGCGCCTGCATCTTCGACCCGAACACCCTGACCTTGGGTTTCGCCCGGCGGTTCGCCACCTACAAGCGGCCCGACCTCCTCCTGCACGATCCGGGCCGGCTCCTCCGCATCCTCACCAACCCCTCCGCGCCCATGCAGCTGGTCATCGCCGGAAAAGCCCATCCGGCGGACCAGTTCGGCAAGGAGATGATCCGGCGCTGGAACACCTTCGCCGGGCGCCCAGAGACCCAAGGCCGCATCGTCTTCCTGGAAGACTACGACATGCGGATGGCCAAGGAGCTTGTCTCCGGCGTCGATCTCTGGATCAACAACCCGCGACGGCCTTGGGAGGCGAGCGGAACCAGCGGCATGAAGCTGCTGGCCAACGGCGGCCTCAACCTTTCGGAGCTCGACGGCTGGTGGGTCGAGGCCTATCGGCCCGAAGTCGGCTGGGCCCTCGGAGACGGCCGGGAGCACGGCGAGGATCCCGCGTGGGATGCCGCCGAGGCGGACCAGCTCTACCGGATTCTGGAGCAGGAGGTCGCCCCCGCCTTCTACGAACGAGACCCCCATGGCGTTCCCACCCGGTGGATCGCCAAGATCCGGGAGAGCACCGCGCTTCTGACCGGCTACTTCTCCACCAACCGAATGGTCCGCCAATACACCATCGACTACTACCGGCCGCTGGACGCCGCCTACCTTAAGCGTTCGGCCAAGAACGGGGCGCGAGCCCTAGAGATCGAGGAGCGGCTGCACGAGCTCGCCCTCCATTGGAAAAAGATCCGCTTCGGCCCGCTTTCGGTGACGACCGACGAGTCCGGCCACCGGTTCTCGCTGCCGGTCTACCTCGACGAGATCTCGCCCGAATGGGTCCGGGTCGAGGTCTATGCCGATCCGCCGGACGGCGAGGACCAAAAGCCCGTCGTGGTTCCGATGGAGAGGGTCGAATCGCTGGCGGGAGCCATCAACGCCTTTCTTTTCCAAGCCGCCGTCCCGGCGGACCGGCCGGCACAGCACTACACCCCGCGCGTCCGCCCCTTCCATCCGGACCTCCTCACCCCGCTCGAGGCAAATCAGATCCTCTGGTACGCGTAG
- a CDS encoding ABC transporter ATP-binding protein has translation MSEVVVAVEGLRKEFAPGRPVVANLSFCLHRGEALGLLGPNGAGKTTVVHLLLGLTTPTGGRITIFGLPMPRMRVPVLQRANFASAYALLPSNLTVRQNLTVFARIYGIDREQEKIAGLLSDLEIEGLADQVAGRLSAGEAARVSLCKALLNDPELLLLDEPTAGLDPDIADKVRRLLRRLQVERGIAMLYTSHNMRDVEEICDRVLFLRRGRLLAEGSPAEVLRRFRCEDLETLFIQLAREGAGAPLAEPGGRSREAQTEEAG, from the coding sequence GTGAGCGAGGTCGTCGTCGCCGTCGAAGGGTTGCGGAAGGAGTTTGCGCCCGGCCGCCCGGTCGTCGCCAATCTCTCGTTTTGCCTGCACCGGGGAGAGGCGCTCGGACTCTTGGGCCCCAACGGGGCGGGCAAGACGACCGTGGTCCACCTCCTGTTGGGCCTGACCACGCCGACCGGGGGGCGGATCACGATCTTCGGGCTCCCCATGCCGAGGATGCGGGTCCCGGTGCTCCAGCGGGCCAACTTCGCCTCGGCGTACGCCCTTCTGCCCTCGAACCTGACCGTCCGCCAGAACCTGACAGTCTTCGCCCGGATCTACGGGATCGACCGGGAGCAGGAAAAGATCGCCGGGCTCTTGTCCGACTTGGAGATCGAAGGACTGGCCGATCAGGTCGCCGGTCGGCTCTCCGCCGGCGAGGCGGCGCGGGTGAGCCTTTGCAAGGCGCTGCTCAACGACCCGGAGCTCCTCCTGCTCGATGAGCCGACGGCCGGGCTCGACCCCGACATCGCCGACAAGGTCCGACGCCTGCTCCGCCGCCTCCAAGTGGAGCGCGGGATCGCCATGCTCTACACCTCCCACAACATGCGCGATGTGGAAGAGATCTGCGACCGGGTCCTCTTTTTGCGCCGGGGGCGCTTGCTCGCGGAGGGCAGCCCGGCCGAAGTGCTCCGGCGCTTCCGCTGCGAGGATTTGGAAACCCTTTTCATTCAGCTGGCGCGGGAGGGAGCCGGCGCTCCCCTTGCCGAGCCCGGCGGGCGATCCCGGGAAGCGCAAACCGAGGAGGCCGGCTGA
- a CDS encoding ABC transporter permease, giving the protein MNLRRVGALVLRYTYVYRRSLLRLLEVFFWPAIDLLVWGFLTLYLEQEGRMLPAGIAFLVGAVIFWDIIYRAQQGITLSFLEDIWSRNLLNLFSAPVRVTEFVAATCLVGILKTVVVGGYLAVVAFLLYRFNLLSVGPALLPLFANLLLMGWSLGITTTGLLLRWGQAAEALAWAIPFAIQPFSAVFYPVSALPSWLRPLAGAIPATHVFEGMRSSLRGGSAWRELLCATLINLVYLAVACGWFAYCFAVARRKGLLVKIGTQ; this is encoded by the coding sequence ATGAATCTCCGGCGGGTCGGGGCCCTGGTCCTCCGCTACACCTACGTCTACCGGCGGAGCCTGCTGCGGCTCCTCGAGGTCTTCTTCTGGCCGGCCATCGATCTGCTCGTCTGGGGCTTCCTCACCCTCTACCTCGAGCAGGAGGGACGGATGCTTCCCGCGGGGATCGCCTTCCTGGTGGGAGCCGTGATCTTCTGGGATATCATCTACCGGGCCCAGCAGGGAATCACCCTCTCGTTCCTCGAAGACATCTGGTCGCGCAACCTCCTTAACCTCTTTTCGGCTCCGGTTCGGGTCACGGAGTTCGTGGCCGCGACTTGCCTGGTGGGGATTCTCAAGACGGTCGTCGTGGGGGGATACCTCGCCGTGGTCGCCTTCCTGCTCTACCGATTCAACCTGCTCTCTGTCGGGCCGGCCCTCCTCCCCCTCTTCGCCAACCTGCTCTTGATGGGTTGGTCTCTCGGAATCACGACGACGGGGCTTTTGCTCCGCTGGGGTCAGGCGGCCGAAGCGCTCGCCTGGGCGATTCCCTTCGCCATTCAGCCCTTTTCGGCCGTCTTCTACCCGGTCAGCGCCCTTCCTTCCTGGTTGCGGCCTCTCGCCGGGGCGATCCCGGCGACCCATGTCTTCGAGGGGATGCGGTCGTCCCTCCGCGGAGGGTCCGCTTGGCGGGAGCTTCTCTGCGCGACGCTCATCAACCTGGTCTACCTGGCTGTGGCCTGCGGGTGGTTCGCTTACTGCTTTGCGGTGGCGAGGCGGAAAGGGCTGCTGGTCAAGATTGGCACCCAGTAA
- a CDS encoding transposase has protein sequence MSCTKKKRRLAVLRPKLEALLADQESGRVRLCFGSRRLFRKQFAREENGYADHAAWKKDWQAERSSQFFVLGSKDEASGNQSCQAAVAPDGSLRLRLRLPNGWGSTSKHPVLEGVRLAYGQEEILQALSAGRVVTAQTKTGKLFRKREGAAVSYRFVRDRKGWRVFASVEAQPVALVTRRLAGAIGVDSNPDHLALAETDRFGNLVEIRRIGLHLYGKSEEQAKAAIGDACRQIARACAESGKPLVIERLDLRKRRAELEAVDCVRARSLSSFAYAKTISMLKAASFRAGVERIEVDPAYTSVIGAVNHARRHGIGSHQGAAYAVARRGLGLSERPSVREAVVPTRNGGHLTFALPARNRAKHVWSFWAVVRKGLKAAHAAHARSGGNHLPPAPLLPKSRALGATRALPAKPRHANRRQHCSADVLDDLPW, from the coding sequence ATGTCGTGCACCAAAAAAAAGCGGCGGCTTGCCGTCCTGCGGCCGAAGCTCGAGGCGCTTCTGGCCGATCAGGAGTCCGGCCGGGTCCGGCTCTGTTTCGGTTCCCGACGCCTCTTCCGCAAGCAGTTTGCCCGGGAAGAGAACGGCTATGCGGACCATGCCGCATGGAAGAAGGATTGGCAGGCGGAGCGGAGCAGCCAGTTCTTCGTGCTCGGATCGAAGGACGAGGCCTCGGGCAACCAGTCCTGCCAAGCCGCAGTCGCTCCGGACGGCAGCCTGCGGCTGCGGTTGCGGCTGCCGAACGGATGGGGAAGCACGAGCAAACACCCGGTGCTCGAGGGCGTGCGCTTGGCCTACGGCCAGGAGGAAATCCTCCAGGCCCTCTCCGCCGGCCGGGTCGTGACCGCACAAACCAAGACGGGGAAGCTCTTCCGCAAGCGGGAGGGAGCTGCCGTAAGCTACCGCTTCGTGCGGGACCGGAAGGGGTGGCGGGTATTCGCAAGCGTCGAGGCGCAACCGGTTGCCCTGGTGACACGCCGCCTTGCCGGAGCGATCGGCGTTGACAGCAACCCGGATCATCTTGCCTTGGCCGAAACGGATCGCTTCGGGAATCTCGTGGAAATCCGCCGGATCGGATTGCATCTCTATGGGAAGAGCGAGGAGCAGGCGAAAGCCGCGATCGGCGATGCGTGCCGGCAGATCGCCCGGGCCTGCGCCGAATCGGGCAAGCCGCTCGTGATCGAGCGATTGGATCTTCGCAAGCGGAGGGCCGAGCTGGAGGCGGTCGATTGCGTCCGGGCTCGCTCGCTCTCTTCCTTCGCCTACGCCAAGACGATCTCCATGCTCAAGGCGGCTTCCTTTCGTGCCGGAGTCGAACGGATCGAAGTCGACCCGGCCTACACTTCCGTGATCGGCGCGGTCAACCACGCGCGCCGTCATGGCATCGGTTCTCACCAGGGCGCGGCCTACGCCGTCGCCCGGAGAGGATTGGGCCTATCCGAGCGCCCGTCCGTGCGGGAGGCGGTCGTGCCGACCCGCAATGGCGGCCATCTCACCTTCGCCCTACCCGCGAGGAATCGGGCGAAGCATGTATGGTCGTTCTGGGCGGTCGTTCGGAAGGGGCTCAAAGCGGCGCATGCAGCGCATGCCCGGTCGGGAGGCAATCACTTGCCTCCCGCGCCTCTGCTCCCGAAATCGCGGGCATTGGGCGCTACCCGGGCTTTGCCGGCGAAACCCCGGCACGCGAACCGTCGGCAACACTGTTCGGCCGACGTCCTGGACGATCTCCCCTGGTAG
- a CDS encoding DUF4337 family protein, with protein sequence MDDELLRDQTREIVDDALREAQRAERWLLYLSFSVILMAILATIAGTMAEEEVTKVILLRNEAVLLQNKATDAWGHFQAKAVRGSLYRVADRLKPDPFFAGEASRYEREKAQIQREAQEWERQVEDRLAASERAFDRHHRLRLSTVVLQLATALGSVAALVKRKSAWFLSLAIALGGALIFLWGSW encoded by the coding sequence ATGGACGACGAGCTGTTGCGGGATCAGACGCGGGAGATCGTGGACGACGCGCTCCGGGAGGCGCAGAGGGCGGAGCGGTGGCTCCTCTATCTCTCCTTTTCGGTCATCCTGATGGCGATCTTGGCCACGATCGCGGGGACGATGGCGGAGGAGGAAGTGACCAAAGTGATTCTCTTGCGCAACGAAGCCGTTCTTTTGCAGAACAAGGCGACCGACGCCTGGGGGCATTTTCAGGCGAAGGCGGTTCGCGGCAGCCTGTACCGGGTCGCCGACCGGCTGAAGCCGGATCCCTTCTTTGCCGGCGAAGCGTCGCGTTACGAGCGGGAGAAAGCGCAGATTCAGCGGGAGGCGCAGGAATGGGAGCGGCAGGTGGAAGATCGGCTGGCGGCGAGCGAACGGGCGTTCGACCGGCACCATCGGCTCCGGCTCTCGACGGTCGTCCTCCAGCTGGCCACCGCCCTCGGGTCGGTGGCCGCCCTAGTCAAGCGGAAGAGCGCTTGGTTTCTCTCGCTGGCGATCGCACTGGGAGGGGCTCTGATCTTTCTTTGGGGTTCGTGGTAG
- a CDS encoding ankyrin repeat domain-containing protein — MREQGREGGIAPRRLAGVLLCFWLASLPRALGAVDAAEVRSFPEGGRWVYLHASPAVVGYQDPSLAKSEEEGERDISCLLVLPSAAEGLRPREALDRLLQDIFLFYYNEMVGARAPYFRRQKLSFFLIRPGSRPDGAGRFAASQVTGAGTVGLAEMAAAVFPRAIARRQVRIIWGRAEGEVSGLAEAWEPALGGSEQEEGGPRRTLRALDEAIAAHSRESLEKILASAPSYPIDYGDPESALVEATRRDPGLAQLLVERYGADPTRQASALIAALPAGADEPAILSLLQSFLKRGLGINAATDTGQTLLHRAVALHYPAVLAFLLVQGANPNAQDQQDRTPLMLAVEQRDPEAVKLLLAHGADAHRVRNNRGVTAAEMARALQDPGLVRLLEESP; from the coding sequence ATGCGCGAGCAGGGAAGAGAGGGGGGGATTGCTCCCCGCCGGCTGGCGGGCGTCCTCCTTTGCTTCTGGCTGGCGAGTCTCCCGCGCGCGCTCGGAGCCGTCGATGCCGCGGAGGTGCGCAGCTTTCCGGAAGGCGGGCGGTGGGTCTACCTGCACGCCTCTCCGGCCGTCGTCGGCTACCAGGACCCGTCCTTGGCGAAGAGCGAGGAAGAGGGGGAACGGGATATCTCCTGCCTGCTGGTGCTGCCGTCGGCGGCCGAAGGGCTCCGGCCGCGGGAAGCACTCGACCGGCTCTTGCAGGATATCTTTCTCTTCTATTACAACGAGATGGTCGGCGCGCGCGCCCCCTACTTCCGCCGGCAGAAGCTCTCCTTCTTCCTCATCCGTCCCGGCTCCCGCCCGGACGGAGCGGGCCGTTTCGCGGCGAGCCAGGTGACCGGGGCGGGAACCGTGGGGCTGGCCGAGATGGCCGCGGCGGTCTTCCCGCGGGCGATTGCGCGACGGCAGGTGCGGATCATCTGGGGGCGGGCGGAAGGGGAAGTCAGTGGTTTGGCCGAGGCATGGGAGCCCGCGTTGGGCGGGAGCGAGCAGGAAGAGGGCGGGCCGCGCCGAACGCTGCGGGCGCTCGACGAGGCGATCGCAGCCCATTCCCGCGAGAGCCTGGAGAAGATCCTGGCTTCCGCGCCGAGCTATCCCATCGACTACGGGGATCCGGAATCGGCGCTGGTGGAAGCGACGCGGAGGGATCCGGGGCTGGCGCAGCTTCTGGTCGAGCGCTACGGAGCCGATCCGACCCGCCAAGCCTCTGCCCTGATCGCGGCTCTTCCCGCCGGCGCGGACGAGCCGGCGATTCTCTCCCTGCTCCAGAGCTTCCTCAAGCGCGGCCTGGGCATCAACGCGGCTACGGACACCGGCCAGACGCTCCTGCACCGGGCGGTCGCGCTCCACTATCCGGCGGTCCTCGCCTTCCTGCTGGTGCAGGGAGCCAACCCGAACGCCCAGGACCAGCAGGACCGAACCCCCTTGATGCTCGCGGTGGAACAGCGGGATCCGGAGGCGGTCAAGCTGCTGCTTGCGCACGGCGCCGATGCGCATCGGGTGCGCAACAACCGGGGGGTGACCGCCGCCGAGATGGCCCGCGCCCTGCAGGATCCGGGCCTAGTGCGACTGCTCGAAGAGAGCCCCTGA
- a CDS encoding DUF4032 domain-containing protein: MDRSSEEPLSPAEGESLFQNSTLYREYLEEREEILKHKWLESEKQGHDIGFERALLDWILHHRSAWRASRHHGRR, from the coding sequence ATGGATCGATCTTCCGAGGAACCTTTGTCCCCGGCGGAAGGGGAATCCCTGTTCCAGAACTCGACCCTCTATCGGGAGTATCTCGAGGAGCGGGAAGAGATCCTCAAGCACAAATGGCTCGAGAGCGAGAAGCAGGGCCATGACATCGGCTTCGAGAGGGCGCTTCTCGACTGGATCCTCCACCACCGGTCGGCGTGGCGCGCAAGCCGTCACCACGGCCGGAGGTAG
- a CDS encoding Mrp/NBP35 family ATP-binding protein: protein MAEPITAEVIRQQLRQVKYPGFSRDIVSFGLVKEVAVDNGAISVRMELTTTDPRIRAQLEEQVRERLSGLPGVTHVEVAVSTSGPGPARAKETAGPSARHIIAVASGKGGVGKSTVAANLAIALQKEGAGAVGLCDCDIYGPSIPLMLGTHEPPRVTAEQRLVPVERFGLRMMSMGLLLDENQPAVLRGPLVTRYTQEFLRNVEWGDLDVLLLDLPPGTGDIQLTIVQTVRLAGAVVVTTPQEVALIDARKAVGMFQKVNVPLLGILENMSYFLCPNDQRRYEIFGAGGGRREAERIGVPFLGEIPLEIAIREAGDLGAPIVLTEPDRPSSRAFRAAAKKILDSLSSS from the coding sequence ATGGCAGAACCGATTACAGCCGAAGTCATCCGCCAGCAGCTCCGACAGGTCAAATACCCCGGCTTCAGCCGAGACATCGTCTCCTTCGGCCTCGTCAAGGAAGTCGCGGTCGACAACGGTGCGATCTCCGTCCGGATGGAGCTCACGACGACCGACCCCCGCATCCGCGCGCAGCTCGAGGAGCAGGTGCGGGAGCGCCTTTCCGGGCTTCCCGGCGTGACGCACGTGGAGGTAGCCGTCTCCACCTCCGGTCCCGGACCCGCGCGCGCCAAGGAGACCGCCGGCCCCTCGGCCCGCCATATCATCGCCGTCGCCAGCGGGAAGGGCGGGGTCGGCAAGTCGACCGTCGCCGCCAACCTGGCGATCGCGCTCCAAAAGGAAGGGGCGGGCGCCGTCGGCCTCTGCGACTGCGACATCTACGGCCCGAGCATCCCCCTGATGCTCGGCACCCACGAGCCGCCCCGGGTCACGGCCGAGCAGCGCCTGGTGCCGGTCGAGCGCTTCGGCCTGCGGATGATGAGCATGGGGCTGCTGCTCGACGAGAATCAACCGGCCGTCCTCCGCGGGCCGCTCGTCACCCGCTACACCCAGGAGTTTCTCCGGAACGTCGAATGGGGCGACCTCGACGTTCTCCTCCTCGACCTGCCGCCCGGAACCGGAGACATCCAGCTGACCATCGTGCAGACCGTCCGCCTCGCGGGTGCGGTGGTGGTGACGACCCCTCAGGAAGTCGCCTTGATCGACGCCCGGAAGGCGGTCGGCATGTTCCAGAAGGTCAACGTCCCCCTCCTCGGCATCCTCGAAAACATGAGCTACTTTCTCTGTCCGAACGATCAACGCCGCTACGAGATCTTCGGAGCCGGCGGCGGCCGCCGGGAAGCCGAGCGGATCGGCGTTCCCTTCCTGGGCGAGATTCCCTTGGAGATCGCGATCCGCGAGGCGGGCGACTTGGGCGCCCCCATCGTCCTCACCGAGCCGGATCGCCCGTCGAGCCGGGCCTTCCGGGCCGCCGCCAAGAAAATCCTTGACAGCCTATCCTCCTCATAG
- a CDS encoding type II toxin-antitoxin system RelE/ParE family toxin produces MRCAWPCSRAGRSGSCGKAGTPILRNIGSAGKNIFSIRNRPPRSRRRPRSSGRGGGRRRAGGAEGAAGARISKRAVSQPFQVVFSKPSLAELAALPKEIQLQVLAEFEVLPSELRGGASEKLGTLEREGRRLHRFRCRDYRIYFAVTDAGVQVYRILHKNTLADFLFRSNLPLAEDEELQKSAAFWRWIDDRES; encoded by the coding sequence ATGCGGTGCGCCTGGCCTTGCAGCAGGGCCGGTCGATCCGGGAGCTGTGGGAAAGCTGGGACTCCTATCTTGAGGAATATCGGATCCGCCGGCAAAAATATCTTCTCTATCCGGAACCGGCCGCCGAGGTCCCGGCGGCGGCCCCGGTCGTCCGGCCGCGGCGGCGGCCGCCGGCGAGCCGGTGGTGCCGAAGGCGCAGCCGGTGCCCGGATATCGAAAAGAGCCGTGAGCCAACCCTTCCAGGTCGTGTTCAGCAAGCCGAGCTTGGCCGAGCTCGCCGCCCTTCCCAAGGAAATCCAGCTGCAGGTGCTCGCCGAGTTCGAGGTGCTTCCGAGCGAATTGCGGGGAGGAGCCTCGGAAAAGCTTGGAACGCTCGAGCGGGAGGGCCGGAGGCTCCACCGCTTCCGGTGCCGGGATTACCGGATCTACTTTGCAGTCACCGACGCCGGGGTGCAGGTCTACCGGATCCTGCACAAGAACACGCTCGCCGACTTTCTCTTCCGCAGCAATCTCCCCTTGGCGGAAGACGAAGAGCTGCAAAAGAGCGCGGCCTTCTGGCGGTGGATCGACGACCGGGAGAGCTGA
- the mdh gene encoding malate dehydrogenase — translation MKVAIIGAGFVGATTAQRIVERNLADVVLYDIVEGLPQGKALDMMESAPIWGFESSVSGTNDPEDLAGADIAVITSGIVRQPGMSRDDLLERNAAIVASVADHLLEHAPQAIIIVVTNPVDVLTHLTAAKVGTPKERILGMGGILDSGRFRYFLATELGVAQADVDAMVLGGHGDDMVPLPRFATVNGVSIEALLPKERIQKLVERTRSGGAEIVGYLKKGSAYYAPSAAVAQMVESIVRDQKRLLPCSAWCSGQYGITGQFVGVPVVLGRRGVEKIVELPLNADEMRELQTSSARVAARVARLRIGG, via the coding sequence ATGAAGGTTGCCATCATCGGAGCGGGATTTGTCGGGGCCACCACAGCCCAGCGGATCGTCGAGCGGAACTTGGCCGACGTCGTCCTCTACGACATCGTCGAAGGGCTTCCGCAGGGAAAGGCTCTCGACATGATGGAATCCGCCCCGATCTGGGGCTTCGAATCCTCCGTCTCCGGGACGAACGATCCGGAGGACCTCGCCGGAGCCGACATCGCCGTCATCACCAGCGGCATCGTCCGGCAGCCGGGAATGAGCCGGGACGATCTCCTGGAGCGGAACGCGGCCATCGTTGCCTCCGTCGCGGATCACCTGCTCGAGCATGCGCCCCAGGCGATCATTATCGTTGTGACCAACCCGGTCGATGTCCTGACCCATCTGACGGCGGCGAAGGTCGGCACCCCCAAGGAGCGCATCCTCGGGATGGGCGGCATCCTCGATTCGGGCCGCTTCCGCTATTTCCTCGCCACCGAGCTGGGCGTCGCCCAAGCCGACGTCGACGCCATGGTGCTCGGAGGCCACGGCGACGACATGGTCCCCCTGCCCCGGTTCGCCACGGTCAACGGGGTGTCGATCGAAGCCCTGCTCCCCAAGGAGCGGATTCAAAAGCTCGTGGAGCGGACGCGGAGCGGCGGAGCCGAGATCGTCGGCTACCTGAAGAAGGGGAGCGCCTACTACGCCCCGTCGGCCGCCGTCGCCCAGATGGTCGAAAGCATCGTCCGCGATCAGAAGCGGCTTCTCCCCTGCTCGGCCTGGTGCAGCGGCCAATACGGCATCACCGGGCAGTTCGTGGGCGTGCCCGTCGTTCTCGGTCGAAGGGGAGTCGAGAAGATCGTCGAGCTGCCGCTCAACGCGGACGAGATGAGGGAGCTGCAGACAAGCAGCGCGCGTGTGGCCGCCCGGGTCGCCCGGCTGCGGATCGGGGGATAG
- a CDS encoding cyclase family protein, whose protein sequence is MSGGRWIDLSYPFDDRTIYWPTETGFRHWYEQHGRAAGAPYFYAAGKFSAPEHGGTHMDAPLHFSEGGASADRVPLASCIGPACVVDFRDRAAKDPDAALSVADIKRHEARHGPLPAGAIVVALSGWGIYWPEKKRYLGNDRWGEVADLHFPGFSPEAVSFLLRERNVAALAIDTASLDPGRATDFPAHRIWLGAGKPGFENLARLEALPPRGATLYAIPMKIAGGTGAPARVFAALP, encoded by the coding sequence ATGAGCGGCGGCCGATGGATCGACCTTTCCTACCCGTTTGACGATCGGACGATCTATTGGCCGACCGAGACCGGATTCCGTCACTGGTACGAGCAGCACGGGCGGGCGGCCGGGGCGCCCTACTTTTACGCGGCGGGGAAGTTTTCGGCGCCGGAGCATGGCGGGACGCACATGGACGCGCCACTCCACTTTTCGGAGGGGGGTGCCTCCGCCGACCGGGTGCCGCTTGCCTCCTGCATCGGGCCCGCTTGCGTGGTCGACTTCCGCGACCGGGCGGCGAAGGACCCCGATGCCGCGCTCTCGGTGGCCGACATCAAGCGGCACGAAGCGCGCCACGGTCCGCTTCCTGCCGGGGCGATCGTCGTCGCCCTCTCGGGCTGGGGAATCTACTGGCCGGAGAAGAAACGCTACCTCGGGAACGACCGTTGGGGCGAGGTGGCGGATCTCCATTTCCCGGGATTCTCCCCCGAGGCCGTCTCCTTCCTGCTGCGGGAACGGAATGTGGCGGCGCTGGCGATCGATACGGCGAGCCTCGATCCGGGCCGCGCGACCGATTTTCCCGCCCACCGGATCTGGCTGGGAGCCGGGAAGCCTGGATTCGAAAACCTCGCCCGCCTCGAGGCCCTTCCGCCGCGGGGGGCGACCCTCTATGCCATCCCGATGAAGATCGCCGGTGGGACCGGAGCCCCCGCCCGGGTCTTCGCCGCCCTGCCTTGA